The Sylvia atricapilla isolate bSylAtr1 chromosome 3, bSylAtr1.pri, whole genome shotgun sequence genome has a window encoding:
- the DYNLT1 gene encoding dynein light chain Tctex-type 1, translating to MDEFQTAEEASFLVDEVSSIIKEAIEGAIGGNAYQHSKVNQWTTSVVEQTLSQLTKLGKPFKYIVTCVIMQKNGAGLHTASSCFWDNSSDGTCTVRWENKTMYCIVSAFGLAL from the exons ATGGACGAGTTCCAGACGGCAGAGGAG gcTTCCTTTCTTGTTGATGAAGTCAGCAGCATCATTAAAGAG GCCATCGAGGGTGCTATCGGTGGCAATGCCTACCAGCACAGCAAAGTGAACCAGTGGACAACAAGTGTGGTGGAACAAACCCTGAGCCAGCTCACAAAGCTGGGGAAGCCCTTCAAGTACATCG TGACCTGTGTGATTATGCAAAAGAACGGTGCTGGGCTACATACAGCAAGTTCTTGCTTCTGGGACAACTCCAGTGATG GAACCTGCACTGTGAGATGGGAGAATAAGACCATGTACTGTATTGTCAGTGCCTTTGGACTCGCACTATAA